A section of the Deinococcus taeanensis genome encodes:
- a CDS encoding heme lyase CcmF/NrfE family subunit: MLNLISFSSSAAGALGQLSLLGALLFSVAGLLLALLGGARGDARVTEAARRATWAVFALVSLAALVLMAALLRDDFTVRYVAAHSMRASPTWVKVTGLWGALEGSILLWAWLLAGFTFVLSLTLRRDALRPWALSAMFVSLLFFVGVCATVASPFTPVASVLTDGRGPNPALQNHWMMAVHPVLLYLGFVGLSVPFAYACAALVTGRLSDHWVVVTRRWTLVAWTFLTAAIVAGGWWSYETLGWGGYWAWDPVENASFIPWLLTTAFLHSIQIQERRGLMRAWNVWLIVLAYASTVLGTFLNRSGIVQSVHAFAGGPVGPVFLGFLAFLLLGGTLLAAWRAPHLRDDADPPAPLSREAAFLAGNWLFLVFAVMVLVGTLFPTIVEAVQGRRDASVGPAFYTAFALPLGLGLLLLMGVGPLLPWRRAQGQTLWRALLPLVAAGAVTALVALALGVRHAGVLGTLALSAYNLLGLALLTLRAAGQAGGLGRTLRAQPRRYGAYLAHAGLVVVALGLAFSGTYRRDAQVTLNLNRPAHLLNEELQLTQLASVDRRDGRSVVASVLIDGQPFRARLNTYVQGGNTAFPAPAVRYGLTGDTYLVLTNVDPKGQWASVRLIESPLVAWLWWGTLIICAGAAFTLVSPQRAARPVPARLAPATD, translated from the coding sequence GTGCTGAACCTGATCTCGTTTTCCTCCAGCGCGGCGGGCGCGCTGGGGCAGCTGAGTCTGCTGGGCGCGCTGCTGTTCAGCGTGGCGGGGCTGCTGCTGGCGTTACTCGGCGGCGCGCGCGGTGATGCCCGCGTGACTGAAGCGGCCCGGCGGGCCACCTGGGCGGTGTTCGCGCTGGTGTCGCTGGCAGCGCTGGTGCTCATGGCGGCCTTGTTGCGGGATGACTTCACGGTGCGGTACGTGGCGGCGCACTCCATGCGCGCCTCGCCCACCTGGGTGAAGGTTACGGGGCTGTGGGGCGCGCTGGAGGGCAGCATCCTGCTGTGGGCGTGGCTGCTGGCGGGGTTCACGTTCGTGCTGAGCCTGACGCTGCGCCGGGACGCCCTTCGCCCCTGGGCGCTGAGCGCCATGTTCGTCAGCCTGCTGTTCTTCGTGGGGGTGTGCGCGACGGTGGCGTCGCCGTTCACGCCGGTCGCGTCGGTGCTGACCGACGGGCGCGGCCCGAACCCGGCGCTGCAGAACCACTGGATGATGGCGGTCCACCCGGTGCTGCTGTACCTGGGGTTCGTGGGGCTGAGCGTGCCGTTCGCGTACGCCTGCGCGGCGCTGGTCACCGGGCGCCTGTCGGACCACTGGGTGGTGGTGACGCGCCGCTGGACGCTGGTCGCCTGGACGTTCCTGACGGCCGCGATCGTGGCCGGCGGCTGGTGGAGTTACGAGACGCTCGGCTGGGGCGGCTACTGGGCGTGGGACCCGGTGGAGAACGCGTCGTTCATTCCGTGGCTGCTAACCACCGCGTTCCTGCATTCCATTCAGATTCAGGAACGCCGCGGTCTCATGCGCGCGTGGAACGTGTGGCTGATCGTGCTGGCGTACGCGAGCACGGTGCTGGGCACCTTCCTGAACCGCAGCGGAATCGTGCAGAGCGTGCATGCCTTCGCGGGTGGGCCGGTGGGCCCGGTGTTCCTGGGATTCCTGGCGTTCCTGCTGCTGGGCGGGACGCTGCTGGCCGCGTGGCGCGCACCCCACCTGCGGGACGACGCGGACCCGCCCGCGCCGCTCAGCCGCGAGGCAGCGTTCCTGGCCGGCAACTGGCTGTTTCTGGTGTTCGCGGTGATGGTGCTGGTCGGCACCCTGTTTCCCACCATCGTGGAAGCCGTTCAGGGCCGCCGGGACGCCAGCGTCGGGCCGGCGTTCTACACCGCGTTCGCGCTGCCGCTGGGCCTGGGCCTGCTGCTGCTGATGGGCGTAGGCCCGCTGCTGCCGTGGCGCCGCGCGCAGGGACAGACCCTGTGGCGCGCGTTGCTGCCCCTGGTGGCCGCCGGGGCGGTCACGGCGCTGGTGGCGCTGGCACTTGGCGTGCGGCACGCTGGCGTGCTGGGCACCCTGGCGCTGAGTGCGTACAACCTGCTGGGCCTGGCGCTGCTGACGCTGCGCGCCGCCGGGCAGGCAGGCGGGCTGGGCCGCACCCTGCGCGCGCAGCCGCGCCGGTACGGCGCGTACCTCGCACACGCGGGGCTGGTCGTGGTGGCGCTGGGCCTGGCGTTCAGCGGCACGTACCGCCGGGACGCGCAGGTCACGCTGAACCTCAACCGCCCCGCGCACCTGCTCAATGAGGAGTTGCAGCTCACCCAGCTGGCCTCCGTGGACCGCCGGGACGGCCGTTCGGTCGTGGCGAGCGTCCTGATCGACGGCCAGCCGTTCCGGGCGCGCCTGAACACGTACGTTCAGGGCGGCAACACGGCCTTCCCGGCCCCCGCGGTCCGCTACGGTCTGACCGGCGACACGTACCTGGTCCTGACCAACGTGGATCCCAAGGGGCAGTGGGCCAGCGTGCGCCTGATCGAAAGTCCGCTGGTGGCGTGGCTGTGGTGGGGCACGCTGATCATCTGCGCCGGCGCAGCGTTCACGCTCGTCAGCCCGCAGCGCGCCGCGAGGCCTGTCCCAGCCCGCCTGGCGCCGGCCACCGACTGA
- the ccmE gene encoding cytochrome c maturation protein CcmE, with amino-acid sequence MTAPSPAPLGQARRRRRSPLPVVLGVAALVGLTATIAFGNLNRSLEYFVTPTEYAQQRGQLEGRPVRIGGLVKGATYDPQTLKLQFTVTDGGASFPVQYHGAVSDLFKENQGVVVRGEFHGTTFQATDLVVKHSEEYNVPRTQAELKDMLKTAE; translated from the coding sequence TTGACCGCTCCGTCGCCGGCCCCGCTGGGACAGGCGCGCCGCCGGCGGCGCAGTCCGCTGCCGGTGGTGCTGGGCGTGGCGGCCCTGGTGGGCCTGACCGCCACCATTGCGTTCGGGAACCTGAACAGGAGCCTGGAGTACTTCGTGACGCCCACCGAGTATGCGCAGCAGCGCGGGCAGCTCGAGGGGCGGCCCGTGCGGATCGGCGGACTGGTGAAAGGCGCGACGTACGACCCGCAGACCCTGAAACTTCAGTTCACGGTAACTGACGGCGGCGCGAGTTTCCCGGTGCAGTACCACGGGGCGGTCAGCGACCTGTTCAAGGAGAACCAGGGCGTGGTGGTGCGCGGTGAGTTTCACGGCACTACCTTCCAGGCCACTGACCTGGTCGTGAAGCACTCCGAGGAGTACAACGTGCCCCGGACGCAGGCGGAGCTCAAGGACATGCTCAAGACCGCGGAGTGA
- the ccsA gene encoding cytochrome c biogenesis protein CcsA — MKRDLTTTVLGAATLLTLLVAVGLGLSAPLDLNQGSLVRLMFVHVPTAWLSYLAYGGTGLFGLLYLIQRRRHWDRLAMASGEIGLLFTVATIVGGMLWAKPTWGTYWVWDARLTTTALSLVVYGGYLLIRTLIDDPERRARVSAVVGIVGTLYVPVNYMAVEWWRGVHQTQTLKLLGKLRFDAAPIYGWVLLIATLAFTLLYFYLLRVRGVLAAREEAREERELMEGAPAARVEAARG; from the coding sequence ATGAAAAGAGATCTCACGACGACCGTGCTGGGCGCGGCCACCCTGCTCACGCTGCTGGTGGCGGTGGGGCTGGGCCTGAGTGCGCCGCTGGACCTCAACCAGGGGTCGCTGGTCCGGCTGATGTTCGTGCACGTGCCCACCGCGTGGCTCAGTTACCTCGCGTACGGCGGAACGGGACTGTTCGGGCTGCTGTACCTGATTCAGCGCCGCCGCCACTGGGACCGCCTGGCGATGGCCAGCGGGGAGATCGGGCTGCTGTTCACGGTGGCGACCATCGTGGGTGGCATGCTGTGGGCGAAACCCACCTGGGGCACGTACTGGGTCTGGGACGCGCGGCTGACCACCACAGCGCTGAGCCTGGTGGTGTACGGCGGGTACCTGCTGATCCGCACCCTGATTGACGACCCGGAGCGCCGCGCGCGCGTGTCGGCCGTGGTGGGGATCGTGGGGACGCTGTACGTCCCGGTGAACTACATGGCCGTGGAGTGGTGGCGGGGCGTTCACCAGACGCAGACGTTGAAACTGCTGGGCAAGCTGCGCTTTGACGCGGCGCCCATCTACGGGTGGGTGCTGCTGATCGCCACGCTGGCGTTCACGCTGCTGTACTTCTACCTGCTGCGGGTGCGGGGCGTGCTGGCAGCGCGGGAAGAGGCGCGCGAGGAACGTGAACTGATGGAAGGCGCGCCCGCGGCGCGCGTGGAGGCTGCCCGTGGATAA
- a CDS encoding S8 family serine peptidase, producing MKHVSTIAMGLTVLLAACGQSTPQGATPAAQGKLGAQATTLSACSALYATAPSEVQVDSSMRYGQVGTLILTFLDDTSKGRAITWMDSNLDVDLGKGLGAFENLPIVAVDTLITPELVSTLKSTLGGLASIYQDAPLSYKLAESVKFIGADTARSTYSVSGKGIGVGIIDSGVDGTHPDLDHIAKNVKLAGPLTSSPAGGYLYVDLQDTDTTSGHGTHVASTIGGSGEASAGSPRMRRGVAPGATLVGVGAGDGLSILYALQGFDYLMKPEIRETYNVRVISNSWGSSGEFAPYNPISIAAKRAYDAGMVVVFAAGNEGPGANTLNPYSASPCVISVAAGDKQGYLASFSSRGRAGDALVHPDITAPGVKISAARALTGVVTTPDADNPRYSTISGTSMATPHISGVVALMLEANPKLNLDGVLDIFSRTSRAMYYVASATNGFDPAQVVVKKREEWEVGYGYVNADAAVREAVKLNPTRYTVKTTNLPSWSGTVQTAVCAPTVDCVQNAQDTHILNVPAGASALRVSTEWGNPALDLDLEVYNPAGQLVGSSAQGTSTGEAVSIPKPVAGNWRVVLKGYLNTPTTYTGSAQVDQIVKQ from the coding sequence ATGAAACACGTCTCCACCATTGCCATGGGTCTGACCGTCCTTCTCGCCGCCTGTGGCCAGAGCACCCCTCAGGGCGCCACGCCCGCAGCCCAGGGCAAGCTCGGCGCGCAGGCCACCACCCTCTCGGCCTGCTCGGCGCTGTACGCCACCGCCCCCAGTGAAGTGCAGGTGGACAGCAGCATGCGCTACGGCCAGGTGGGCACCCTGATCCTCACCTTCCTGGATGACACCAGCAAGGGCCGCGCCATCACCTGGATGGACTCCAACCTGGACGTCGACCTCGGCAAGGGGCTGGGCGCCTTTGAGAACCTGCCGATCGTCGCCGTGGACACCCTGATCACCCCTGAACTGGTGAGCACGCTCAAGAGCACACTGGGCGGCCTGGCCTCCATCTACCAGGACGCGCCGCTGAGCTACAAGCTGGCCGAAAGCGTGAAGTTCATCGGGGCCGACACCGCGCGGAGCACGTACAGCGTGAGCGGCAAGGGCATCGGGGTGGGCATCATCGACTCGGGTGTGGACGGCACGCATCCGGACCTGGACCATATTGCGAAGAACGTGAAGCTCGCGGGCCCGCTCACCAGCTCTCCTGCAGGCGGCTACCTGTACGTGGACCTCCAGGACACCGACACCACCAGCGGTCACGGCACGCACGTGGCGAGCACCATCGGTGGCAGCGGTGAGGCCTCGGCCGGCAGTCCGCGCATGCGCCGCGGGGTGGCCCCAGGCGCCACCCTGGTGGGCGTGGGGGCCGGGGACGGCCTGAGCATCCTGTACGCCCTGCAGGGCTTCGACTACCTGATGAAGCCCGAGATCCGCGAAACGTACAACGTGCGCGTGATCAGCAACTCCTGGGGCAGCAGCGGCGAGTTCGCGCCGTACAACCCGATCAGCATCGCTGCCAAACGCGCCTACGACGCCGGCATGGTGGTCGTGTTCGCCGCCGGCAACGAAGGCCCCGGGGCCAACACCCTCAACCCGTACTCCGCGAGCCCCTGCGTGATCAGCGTCGCTGCGGGCGACAAGCAGGGCTACCTGGCGTCCTTCAGCAGCCGCGGCCGCGCCGGTGACGCCCTGGTCCACCCCGATATCACTGCCCCGGGCGTGAAGATCAGCGCCGCACGCGCCCTGACCGGCGTGGTGACCACACCCGACGCGGACAACCCCCGCTACTCGACCATCAGCGGGACGAGCATGGCCACCCCTCACATCAGCGGCGTCGTGGCCCTGATGCTGGAAGCCAACCCGAAACTGAACCTGGACGGCGTGCTGGATATCTTCAGCAGAACCAGCCGCGCCATGTACTACGTGGCCAGCGCCACGAACGGGTTCGATCCGGCCCAGGTGGTCGTGAAGAAACGCGAGGAGTGGGAGGTCGGGTACGGGTACGTGAACGCCGACGCGGCGGTGCGCGAGGCTGTGAAACTCAACCCCACGCGCTACACCGTGAAAACCACCAACCTGCCCAGCTGGAGCGGCACGGTGCAGACCGCCGTGTGCGCTCCCACGGTGGACTGCGTGCAGAACGCCCAGGACACCCACATCCTGAATGTGCCTGCTGGAGCCAGCGCGCTGCGCGTCAGCACCGAGTGGGGGAACCCGGCGCTGGACCTGGACCTGGAGGTCTACAACCCGGCGGGCCAGCTGGTGGGCTCCAGCGCGCAGGGGACCAGCACGGGCGAGGCCGTCAGTATTCCCAAACCCGTCGCGGGGAACTGGCGCGTGGTGCTCAAGGGATACCTGAACACGCCCACCACCTACACCGGCAGCGCGCAGGTTGATCAGATCGTCAAGCAGTAA
- a CDS encoding tetratricopeptide repeat protein: protein MTDLPRRLLLLLDAEQRGVTAPVGVGLNVNALRRWAQARQWQVTTLPPAPGDTSWLWCPARRSDLLRLPPEQGGTLVLADTDLLLDEEDWAAALPGQTAEQSARSHHATRGWPAALPLARLYPDGAHLHLHPQAAALLGPLLPPEDLRASAQRLATAHTVTPQVARTLDVPPDTLHDLQDGGWLWPEPHGWSFPPFLRDLLCPHPDPDLAQKAAQTLEDEGLPDAALHTLARAALWGAYLQLLTLTARASQREDALRAALRPLPDRWRREPQAAYLAGLLARAAGDLDSAEALYTRSLTGLHDHGAALAHNARGVVRAMQGDAEAALNDFQQAAQTGGLTGGEASQNRATLLIQLGRHADAEHSLHRAAAAFREAGDPEREARSLQSLGTLHFGRGQLREALEAYRRALHLRPNPQMQALTHLNIAECHLYLGEFDQAHRHMQDVQELHSRDPHPPTAGWLSRLQALTLLLNGEPAQALTVLRGVRTDDRSLQAEAALLRAQALRELRDPAAARTALEEARSLGLRAQLESATLNGESLDALIDEARQEEARLELVAALLRRARPDDLTEALNLIRTYGYLSLLNSPVAVPLAALASDQATRELFPLRIQTVGPLRFTHAGRQVQLTDFPTRKSAALLVALALSDHPQPREPLAERFWPGAKNPLASLQTAVYHLRSTFGVPMIGTERGMLSLLFPVRSDLDDLRRAVTQQDTEGLAHLLRPLTAPLSVLPDLPAELSEERAQAERLLHDALRAHAAAQPNADTRRRDALRLLVTSDPLDIDSREDLIRWHEQRGETELAEQERRLLRDALRSLGLHSGEPGGP, encoded by the coding sequence GTGACCGACCTGCCTCGCCGCCTGCTGCTCCTGCTGGACGCAGAACAGCGCGGCGTGACCGCCCCCGTCGGTGTGGGCCTGAATGTGAACGCCCTGCGCCGCTGGGCCCAGGCGCGGCAGTGGCAGGTCACCACCCTGCCGCCTGCGCCCGGCGACACCAGCTGGTTGTGGTGTCCTGCGCGCCGCAGTGACCTGCTCCGGTTGCCCCCGGAGCAGGGGGGCACGCTGGTGCTGGCCGACACGGACCTGCTGCTTGACGAGGAGGACTGGGCGGCCGCCCTGCCCGGACAGACGGCCGAGCAGTCCGCGCGCTCCCACCACGCCACGCGCGGCTGGCCGGCGGCGCTTCCCCTGGCCCGCCTGTACCCGGACGGGGCGCACCTGCACCTCCACCCGCAGGCGGCGGCCCTGCTGGGCCCACTCCTGCCGCCTGAGGACCTGAGAGCCTCAGCGCAGCGTCTGGCGACTGCCCACACGGTCACGCCCCAGGTGGCCCGCACGTTGGACGTTCCCCCCGACACCCTTCACGACCTGCAGGACGGCGGCTGGCTGTGGCCGGAACCGCACGGCTGGTCCTTCCCACCCTTCTTGCGGGACCTGCTGTGCCCTCATCCTGACCCGGACCTCGCCCAGAAGGCCGCGCAGACGCTGGAGGACGAGGGCCTGCCCGACGCGGCCCTGCACACCCTGGCGCGCGCCGCCCTGTGGGGCGCGTACCTGCAGCTGCTGACCCTCACTGCCCGCGCCAGCCAGCGCGAGGACGCCCTGCGCGCCGCGCTGCGGCCCCTCCCGGACCGCTGGCGCCGCGAACCCCAGGCGGCGTACCTTGCCGGACTGCTGGCCCGCGCCGCGGGAGACCTGGACAGCGCTGAAGCGCTGTACACCCGCTCGCTGACCGGCCTGCACGATCACGGCGCCGCGCTGGCGCACAATGCCCGCGGCGTGGTGCGCGCCATGCAGGGCGACGCCGAGGCTGCACTGAACGACTTCCAGCAGGCCGCGCAGACAGGCGGCCTGACAGGCGGGGAAGCCAGCCAGAACCGCGCCACCCTCCTGATTCAGCTGGGCCGTCACGCCGACGCGGAGCACAGCCTGCACCGCGCCGCCGCGGCCTTCCGCGAGGCGGGTGACCCGGAACGCGAGGCCCGCAGTCTCCAGAGCCTGGGCACCCTGCACTTCGGGCGCGGCCAGCTGCGCGAGGCGCTCGAAGCGTACCGCCGCGCGCTGCACCTGCGCCCCAACCCGCAGATGCAGGCCCTCACGCACCTGAACATCGCCGAGTGCCACCTGTATCTCGGAGAGTTCGATCAGGCGCACCGGCACATGCAGGACGTGCAGGAACTGCACAGCCGGGACCCCCACCCGCCCACCGCCGGGTGGCTGAGCCGGCTGCAGGCCCTGACGCTGCTGCTGAACGGCGAACCCGCGCAGGCCCTCACCGTCCTGCGCGGCGTGCGCACCGATGACCGCAGCCTGCAGGCCGAGGCGGCCCTCCTGCGCGCCCAGGCGCTGCGTGAACTGCGCGACCCGGCGGCCGCCCGCACCGCCCTGGAGGAAGCGCGGTCCCTGGGCCTGCGCGCGCAGCTGGAAAGCGCCACCCTGAACGGTGAGTCCCTGGACGCCCTGATCGATGAGGCCCGGCAGGAAGAGGCGCGTCTGGAACTCGTGGCCGCACTGCTGCGCCGCGCCCGGCCAGACGACCTGACCGAGGCGCTGAACCTGATCCGCACGTACGGGTACCTGAGCCTGCTGAACAGTCCGGTGGCGGTGCCTCTCGCCGCGCTCGCCAGCGACCAGGCCACCCGTGAGCTGTTTCCGCTGCGGATTCAGACCGTGGGGCCGCTACGCTTCACGCATGCCGGGCGGCAGGTGCAGCTCACGGACTTCCCCACGCGCAAAAGTGCGGCGCTGCTCGTGGCGCTGGCCCTGTCTGACCACCCCCAGCCGCGCGAGCCACTGGCGGAACGCTTCTGGCCCGGCGCGAAGAACCCACTTGCGAGTCTGCAGACCGCCGTGTACCACCTGCGCTCCACCTTCGGCGTTCCCATGATCGGCACGGAACGCGGCATGCTGTCCCTGCTGTTCCCGGTGCGCAGCGACCTTGACGACCTGCGCCGCGCGGTTACGCAGCAGGACACCGAAGGCCTCGCGCACCTGCTGCGCCCCCTGACCGCCCCTCTGAGCGTGCTGCCGGACCTCCCGGCGGAACTGTCCGAGGAGCGCGCGCAGGCCGAGCGGCTGCTGCACGACGCGCTGCGCGCCCACGCCGCCGCGCAGCCCAACGCGGACACCCGCCGGCGCGACGCGTTGCGCCTGCTGGTCACCAGTGACCCCCTGGACATCGACAGCCGTGAGGACCTCATCCGGTGGCACGAGCAGCGTGGCGAAACCGAACTGGCCGAGCAGGAACGCCGCCTGCTGCGCGACGCCCTGCGCAGCCTCGGGCTGCACAGCGGCGAGCCCGGCGGTCCGTAG
- a CDS encoding heme exporter protein CcmB, protein MTEAVRLSLTVAAKDLRVSGRTRDTLLATSFFAGLVLLVLGLALSGSGRSSTQTAALAAGSVWTALALAAAVGAQRAFAQEQEAGALEQLLAYPGPHGALYLGKLLGVLPPLLLVAALTVPTGLVLFGAVGASCVGACPPPTPWAGLALTTLLGVLGFAAGTTFYGSITVNLRAREALLPALAFPILVPAVIATVKATALLLAEGWGPEVSTWLTFLTAFDLGTVILATLLFPAAVEG, encoded by the coding sequence GTGACCGAGGCCGTGCGGCTCAGTCTGACGGTCGCGGCCAAGGACCTGCGCGTGTCCGGGCGCACCCGTGACACGCTGCTTGCCACCTCATTCTTTGCGGGGCTGGTGCTGCTGGTGCTGGGGCTGGCCCTCAGCGGCAGCGGGCGCAGCAGCACGCAGACCGCCGCCCTGGCCGCCGGGTCGGTCTGGACGGCGCTCGCGCTGGCCGCCGCCGTGGGGGCGCAGCGGGCGTTCGCGCAGGAGCAGGAAGCGGGCGCGCTGGAGCAGTTGCTGGCGTACCCGGGACCGCATGGCGCGCTGTACCTGGGCAAACTGCTGGGCGTGCTGCCGCCCCTGCTGCTGGTCGCGGCCCTGACCGTCCCGACCGGTCTGGTGCTGTTCGGGGCGGTCGGGGCAAGTTGTGTCGGGGCGTGCCCGCCGCCCACGCCGTGGGCAGGGCTGGCGCTGACCACCCTCCTGGGCGTGCTGGGCTTCGCGGCGGGCACGACCTTCTACGGCAGTATCACCGTGAACCTGCGGGCGCGTGAAGCGCTGCTGCCCGCCCTGGCGTTCCCGATTCTGGTGCCAGCCGTCATTGCGACCGTCAAGGCCACGGCGCTGCTGCTCGCCGAAGGCTGGGGGCCGGAGGTAAGCACGTGGCTGACGTTCCTCACGGCGTTTGACCTGGGCACCGTGATCCTGGCGACCCTGCTGTTCCCCGCAGCGGTTGAAGGGTAG
- a CDS encoding ABC transporter ATP-binding protein, translating to MAEAVSAPVFAVQLRDVWLRLGREVVLRGVTLDLPGGQGATLLGENGAGKTTLLRLLSAGLRPARGEGRVLGFDLRDGRAVRDAVHLMPVDGGLYPDLTCEENLQFALRMHGQPGDVPGALRRVGLDAAAARRARFLSAGMRKRLALARAHLLARPVTLVDEPFANLDDAGRALVQDLLGELRAQGCALVIAAHEPALARAVAPRTLRLAGGQLREESA from the coding sequence GTGGCTGAGGCTGTGAGCGCGCCGGTGTTCGCCGTGCAGCTGCGGGACGTGTGGCTGCGGCTGGGGCGCGAGGTGGTGCTGCGCGGCGTGACGCTGGACCTCCCGGGCGGGCAGGGCGCCACCCTCCTCGGAGAGAATGGGGCCGGGAAGACGACGCTCCTGAGGTTACTGAGTGCCGGGCTGAGACCCGCACGCGGCGAGGGCCGGGTCCTGGGGTTTGACCTGCGCGACGGCCGCGCCGTGCGCGACGCTGTGCACCTGATGCCTGTGGACGGCGGTCTGTACCCGGACCTGACCTGCGAGGAGAACCTGCAGTTCGCGCTGCGCATGCATGGGCAGCCGGGCGACGTGCCCGGCGCGCTGCGGCGCGTGGGGCTGGACGCCGCTGCAGCGCGCCGGGCGCGTTTCCTGTCGGCCGGGATGCGCAAGCGGCTGGCGCTGGCGCGGGCCCACCTGCTCGCCCGGCCCGTCACGCTGGTGGACGAGCCGTTCGCGAATCTGGATGACGCCGGCCGCGCGCTCGTGCAGGACCTGCTGGGGGAACTCCGGGCGCAGGGCTGCGCGCTGGTGATCGCCGCACACGAGCCGGCCCTGGCCCGGGCTGTTGCCCCCCGAACCCTGCGCCTGGCGGGCGGCCAGTTGCGCGAGGAGTCGGCGTGA